The segment CGGCGGTGGTGAGGCGGCCGTCCTGCATGGTGAGGACCCGGTCGGCGCGGCCCAGCAGGTCGCGGTCGTGGGTGACCATCACGGTCGCGGTGCGGTGCGCGCGGGTCACCTCGGCGAGCAGCTCGACCACCTGGGCGCCGCGCTCGTGGTCCAGGGCCGAGGTCGGCTCGTCCACCAGCAGGACGGACGGGCTGCCGAACAGGGCGCGGGCGATGTTCACCCGCTGGCGCTCGCCGCCCGACAGCTGGTGCGGGCGGCGGCGCTGCTTGGCGCCGGCCAGGCCGACCGACTCCAGCAGCTCCTCGGCGCGGGCCCGGGCCCGGGCCGGGCGGCGGCCGCGCACCGACTCCAGGACCAGCAGCTGCTCGACGGCGGTCAGCGACGCCAGCAGGTTCGACTGCTGGAAGACGATGCCCAGACGCTCGCGGCGCAGCGCGGTGCGGTCGCGCTCGCCCAGCGCGCCCGCGTCCACGCCGTCGACCAGCACCTCGCCGCGGTCCGGGCGCAGCAGCGTCGCCGCGACCGCCAGCAGGCTGGACTTGCCGGAGCCGGACGGGCCCGCGACGGCCGCGAACTCGCCCGGCGCGACGGCCAGTTCGACGTCCTCCAGGGCGGTCAGCCGGTGCTCGCCGTCCGGGTAGGTGAGGGTCACGCCGCGCAGCGCGAGGCCGGTGCGGACGGCGGTGGTGGGGGCGGAGGTGGTCATGGCGGGGCCTTCCGGGCGGGTGGGTGGTCGGGCGGGGTGGGTGGTCGGGCGAGGTGGTCCGGGCGGTCCGGGCGGTCCGGGTGGTCAGCGGTTGGCGCCCAGGGCGGCCAGCGGGTCGACGGCGGTGATCCGGCGCACCGCGAGGGCCGCACCCAGCAGGCCCAGCAGCACCATCGCGGCCACCGGCACGGCGACCGTCGCCGGACCCACGTCGAACGGCACCGCCGCGGAGGCGAACGCCCCGCCGGCCGCGCCCAGCGCCCCGCCCAGCAGCGCCCCGCCCAGCAGGACCGCCGCCGCCTGGGCCAGCGCGTCGCGCACCAGGTAGCCGCTGGACGCGCCCACCGCCTTCAGCACCGCGATGTCCGGCCGGCGCTGCACCGTCCACACCGTGAAGAACGCCCCCACCACCAGGGCGCTCACCGCGAACAGGAAGCCCTGGATCAGCTGCAGGCTGCCCTGCTCGGCCGCGTACCCGTTGATGCCCGCCAGCGCGTCGTCCAGCGGCACCGCCTTCAGGTCGGCGGGCAGGCCGTGCGGCGTGCCGCGCACCGCCAGCGCGGTGGGCTGGTGCTGGCCGGAGACCTGCTGCCAGGTCCCCGGGGTGGTCCAGACGCTCGGCGCGTGCGAGAGCGAGCGCTCCGCGGTCACCGCCGAGACGGTCAACTCCCTTGATCCCAGCGTCACTTGGCTGCCAACGGAGAGGTGGTACGCGGCCGCGGTGTCCGCGCCGACCGCGAGCTGGCCGTCCTGCGGGGCCGCGCCCCGGGACAGCGGCGGCAGCAGCGCCGCGTCGGTGCCCAGCACGCTCACCGAGGCCGCGCCGCTCCCGGTCGTCAGTCGCGACATCGCCACCCCCAGCGGGTGCGTCTCGGCCGCGCCCGCCGCCGCGACCGCGTCCCGCTGCTCCGGCGAGACCGTGCTGGAGGCGAACGACACCTCCGCCTCCGCGCCCGCCGGGGCGCCGAACACCACACCGTCCGCCGGGAGTTCGGCGATCGTCGAGGACGCCGCCGAGGCCAGCCCGCCGGTCAGGCCGTACAGGAACACCACCAGGGTCGTGATCAGGGTGACCACCGCGCCCATCAGGGCGAACCGCCCACGGGCGAAACGGATGTCACGCAAAGCGACGAACACGGGAGACCTCTCGAACGGACCGGGGACGGGACGCTTCCACCCTGGCCCGCGCGGGCGCCGGCGACATCGGGGAGAGGGAGGGAACGCGCACCCGTCGAGCGGTGCACCCGGAAATCCATCGAACGGTTGATGCCGCGGCGGCGTCCGCGCGTGCGCGCGCCCCGTACCCTCGGACAGCGTGCCCCGTACCGAACCACCGCCCGCCGCTTCGAACGACACCCACGCCTCCCCGGCCGGGCCGACGCCCGCGCTGCGGCTGGCCAACCTCGCCGTGCACGGCCTGTTCTTCACCCTGCTCGCCGTGCTGCTGGCCCGCGCCGCCGCCGACGGGGCGCTCGGGCCCGGCGGCTGGGCCACCGCCGGAGCGCTCGCCGCCGTGTACGCCGCCGGCGGCGCGCTGCGGCGGATCCGCGAGTCGCGGACGCTCGGCGCCTGCTGGCTGCTCGCCGTCGCCGCGCTGTGGATCGGACTCACCCTGGAACACCCCGAGTTCAGCTACCTCGCGTTCCCGCTGTACTTCGTCTGCCTGCACGCCCTCCCGCCCCGCCTCGGCCTGCCCGCCGTCGTCGCGCTCACCGCCGCCGTCATCGCCGCCCAGACCACCACCCCCGGCGGCCTCACCACCGCCAAGGTCATCGGCCCGCTGGCCGGCGCCGCCGTCGCCCTGCTCACCGCGTACGGC is part of the Kitasatospora setae KM-6054 genome and harbors:
- a CDS encoding ABC transporter ATP-binding protein, with the translated sequence MTTSAPTTAVRTGLALRGVTLTYPDGEHRLTALEDVELAVAPGEFAAVAGPSGSGKSSLLAVAATLLRPDRGEVLVDGVDAGALGERDRTALRRERLGIVFQQSNLLASLTAVEQLLVLESVRGRRPARARARAEELLESVGLAGAKQRRRPHQLSGGERQRVNIARALFGSPSVLLVDEPTSALDHERGAQVVELLAEVTRAHRTATVMVTHDRDLLGRADRVLTMQDGRLTTAA
- a CDS encoding FtsX-like permease family protein, translated to MFVALRDIRFARGRFALMGAVVTLITTLVVFLYGLTGGLASAASSTIAELPADGVVFGAPAGAEAEVSFASSTVSPEQRDAVAAAGAAETHPLGVAMSRLTTGSGAASVSVLGTDAALLPPLSRGAAPQDGQLAVGADTAAAYHLSVGSQVTLGSRELTVSAVTAERSLSHAPSVWTTPGTWQQVSGQHQPTALAVRGTPHGLPADLKAVPLDDALAGINGYAAEQGSLQLIQGFLFAVSALVVGAFFTVWTVQRRPDIAVLKAVGASSGYLVRDALAQAAAVLLGGALLGGALGAAGGAFASAAVPFDVGPATVAVPVAAMVLLGLLGAALAVRRITAVDPLAALGANR